CTTGAGCACCTCCTTTCCAATATACTTTGTATCCATTGTATTCTTTGGAATTATGACTTGCTGTTATCATTATTCCAATGTCGCAGTCTAACTTTTTAACTGTATAGGATAATTGAGGTGTTGACCTGATTTGCTTGTATATATAAACTTTAAGGCCATTTGATGCAAAAATTTCAGCAGCATCGTATGCAAATTCTTTTGAAAAGTATCTTGAATCATAGCTTATTGCAACTTTGGGATTTTTTGTTATTTGAAGAATGTAATTGGCAATTCCTTGACTTGCTTTTGCAACATTATGGGTATTAATATAGCATGTTCCGGCTCCAATAATGCCCCTCATTCCTGCCGTGCCAAATTCTAGGTCTTTATAAAATCTGTTTAAGATTTCGCTTTCATTGTTTTCATTAAGCAATCTTATAGCTTCATCTTTGAAATGTTTGTTTTTCTCAAGCCCAATATATTCTTCTATTTTTGTTTTAAGTTCTTTGTTCTTCATGCTAAGTTCCCTTTATTTTATAATTTAATTATATAGTTTTATAATTTAATTATAAAATAGTGATTATATTTTTAGTTACAATTTTATCTGAGGTCTGCATGAAATTTTGCTTAAAGTCTGACTATTCTCCTGCTGGTGATCAACCAAAAGCAATAAGGGAGGTTAAGGAATCTATTTTACTTGATAATAAGTATCAGACTTTAAAGGGTGTGACAGGCAGTGGCAAAACTTTTACAGTAGCTAATGTTATTCGAGATTTAAATCGACCTTCGCTTGTGATTAGTCATAATAAAACTTTGGCGGCACAGCTTTATAGGGAATTTAAGGATTTTTTTCCAGATAATGCAGTTGAATATTTTGTTTCTTATTATGATTATTATCAGCCTGAGTCTTATCTTCCCTCAAGAGATTTGTATATAGAAAAGGAAGCCACTATTAATGAAGAGATTGAGATAAAGAGAATAAAAGCGGTAACATCTCTTTCTAGAAGACGAGATGTTATAGTTGTTGCTACAGTATCTTCAATTTATGCACTAGGCTCTCCAGAATTTTTCAAGAGCTCAGCTCATGCTTTTTTTGTAGGGCAAAAGATTTCTATTAAAGAGATAGCAGATATTTTTGTAAAGCTTCAATATGAAAGAACACTTATGAATCTTGAACATAATAAATTTACCATTAGAGGTGATATTATTGAGGTATGGCCTAGCAATGAGCATGGAGAATTTGCTTATAGAATTTATTTGGATTTTGATGAAATTGTTAAGATAAATAGAATTAGTCCGCTCACAAAAAAGATCTTGAGCACTACCGATGATTTTACTCTTTTCGCTAAGTCTTATTTTGTAATTCCCTATGAAAATATATTAGAGGCTCTTCCTAAGATATATGTTGATTTAAAGAATCAGTATCATTATTTTAAAGAGAATGGTAAGTTTGTTGAGGCTGAAAGACTTAAGCAAAAGGTAGAATATGATATTGAGATGTTAAGAGAGACTGGAACGTGTCAAGGTATAGAGAATTACACTAAATATTTTAGTGAAAATGAAATAGAGAGACCCAATTGTCTTTTTGATTTTTTTCCTAAGGATTATTTGCTTTTTATTGACGAATCTCATGTTACTTTACCACAACTTAGAGGAATGTATAGTGGGGATTATTCAAGAAAATTAAATCTTGTAAATTTTGGATTTAGGCTTCCATCGGCACTTGAAAATAGACCTCTTAAGTACCATGAGTTTGAATCTCTTATTAATCAGACTGTCTTTATTTCAGCGACTCCTGGGCTTGAAGAGCGTAAAAAGAGTAGTGTTATTGTTGAACAGATAATTCGTCCAACAGGTCTTGTTGACCCAGAAATCATCCTTAGAGATTCTGATGGGCAAATGGAAGATCTTTATAATGAAATTCAAAAAAGAGTAGCCTTGAATGAAAAAGTTTTAATTACAGTTTTGACTAAAAAAATGGCTGAGGATTTAACAGAATACTTGTTAGGTCTTGATGTGAAGGCTAGATATTTGCACGCAGAACTTAATACTATTGAGAGGGTAGATGTTATTACGTCTCTTAGAAAATCGGAGATTGATGTTATTGTGGGGATTAATTTGCTAAGGGAGGGCTTAGATATTCCTGAAGTTTCTCTTGTTGCTATACTAGATGCTGATAAGATAGGATTTTTAAGATCTACTACTTCGCTAGTGCAAATGATTGGCCGAGCGGCGAGAAACTCAAATGGTTGTGTTATAATGTATTATAATCTAATAAGTTTTTCAATGCATGATGCCATTGACGAAACTAATAGAAGACGAAATATTCAAATTGACTACAATGAAAAAAATAATATTACTCCAAGAACTATTATTAAAAAAGTACAAAATATTTTAGAAAAAGAATTGAGAAATAAAACTGTTAATTATGATGTTGAAAGAATTATTTCGGATGAAAAATTGCCCAAGAAAAATCTTATCAATAGACTTAAGTTTAAGCTTGAAGAGGCAGTTAGTGATGAAAGATTTGAGGATGCTATTTTTTTAAGAGATAAAATAAAAGAACTTGTTAAAGGGCGCAATTTGTAGGCAAGGAGTTTAGATTTTTGAAGGAGCAAATTATTGTCAGAGGTGCAAGGGAGCATAATTTAAAAAATATTAATGTTGATATTCCAAGGAATAGCTTAGTAGTAATATCTGGCAAGAGTGGGTCTGGGAAATCTTCTTTGGCTTTTGATACGATTTTTGCAGAAGGGCAAAGAAGATATATGGAATCCGTATCCTCTTATGCAAGGCAATTTTTAGGAGTAATGAAAAAACCAAATGTTGAATATATAGGTGGACTTTCTCCTGCTATTTCAATTGAACAGAGAACAATAAGTAATAATCCAAGGTCAACTGTGGGAACAATTACTGAGATTTATGATTATTATAGGTTATTATTTGCAAAAATTGGTAAGCCATATTGTCCAAATGATGGGAGTCTAATAGAAGAGCAATCTTTAGATAAAATAATTAATACTGTCTTAAGCTATGCTGAGGGTTCTAAGGTAGTATTATTTGCTCCCGTTGTTATGGGTGCGAAGGGTACTCATAAAAAGGAGCTTGAGAAGATATTAAATCAAGGGTTTAATAGGGTAAGGATAGATTCTCAGGATTATTTGGTGGAGGATGCTGTTAATTTGAGCTTAGATAAAAATAAGAAGCACAATATTGAGATAATAGTAGACAGAATAAAATTGCGTAGTGATGCAAGAATTAGACTTTCAGAGTCTAT
The sequence above is drawn from the Candidatus Borreliella tachyglossi genome and encodes:
- the uvrB gene encoding excinuclease ABC subunit UvrB is translated as MKFCLKSDYSPAGDQPKAIREVKESILLDNKYQTLKGVTGSGKTFTVANVIRDLNRPSLVISHNKTLAAQLYREFKDFFPDNAVEYFVSYYDYYQPESYLPSRDLYIEKEATINEEIEIKRIKAVTSLSRRRDVIVVATVSSIYALGSPEFFKSSAHAFFVGQKISIKEIADIFVKLQYERTLMNLEHNKFTIRGDIIEVWPSNEHGEFAYRIYLDFDEIVKINRISPLTKKILSTTDDFTLFAKSYFVIPYENILEALPKIYVDLKNQYHYFKENGKFVEAERLKQKVEYDIEMLRETGTCQGIENYTKYFSENEIERPNCLFDFFPKDYLLFIDESHVTLPQLRGMYSGDYSRKLNLVNFGFRLPSALENRPLKYHEFESLINQTVFISATPGLEERKKSSVIVEQIIRPTGLVDPEIILRDSDGQMEDLYNEIQKRVALNEKVLITVLTKKMAEDLTEYLLGLDVKARYLHAELNTIERVDVITSLRKSEIDVIVGINLLREGLDIPEVSLVAILDADKIGFLRSTTSLVQMIGRAARNSNGCVIMYYNLISFSMHDAIDETNRRRNIQIDYNEKNNITPRTIIKKVQNILEKELRNKTVNYDVERIISDEKLPKKNLINRLKFKLEEAVSDERFEDAIFLRDKIKELVKGRNL